A genomic region of Chryseobacterium sp. KACC 21268 contains the following coding sequences:
- a CDS encoding ice-binding family protein: MKKYLKLVASVAFVGLNSLMTAQAPALGTTSNFALFSKNGAVTNTGLSHLTGDVGTANGAATNFGNVDGVMHDSDGAAESAAASLTIAYNLLNAATPNFFPAPLLGNGQTLTAGTYSIGQSATLDNTLTLDGGGSANSVFIIQIQGAFSSTSGSKVILTNGAVACNVFWKVEGLVNLATNTEMKGTIVANNAAIVLNDGVKLEGRALSTTGAISVSGVTVTKPIGCGSVTLTGPLQPALNSVACYTIFTGSGTVTNSGVSLVTGDIGSNVGLTTGFSALNVTGTIHSNPDMSTATCATDLGTVYTYLNILPTDIELLYPASFGNDLVLTPHTYLLNAATVLNGNVILNAQGNADAVFVIKIVGALSTSTYASVILQNGAQAKNVFWKVDGAISLNDYSNFKGTLIGNNGAINLNTGVNIEGRVLTTTGAVATASITAVMTAGCNTGTLAVGASNLDKQNAKFYPNPFTSVLNVSLNDTNLGSNLTIYNAAGSRVVSKVLNDKTNALQMTLPAGTYFYQLKSKNGKQQTGKIISKP, from the coding sequence ATGAAAAAATATCTAAAATTGGTAGCTTCTGTTGCCTTCGTGGGTCTTAACTCGTTAATGACCGCTCAGGCTCCTGCTCTTGGCACCACTTCCAACTTCGCCCTTTTTTCGAAAAATGGTGCTGTAACAAACACTGGGCTTTCTCACCTTACAGGAGATGTAGGAACTGCGAATGGCGCTGCCACCAACTTCGGGAATGTAGACGGTGTAATGCATGATTCCGACGGCGCTGCAGAAAGTGCTGCTGCTTCGTTAACAATCGCATACAATCTGCTAAACGCTGCGACTCCTAATTTTTTCCCGGCACCACTTTTAGGGAATGGACAAACACTTACAGCCGGTACCTATTCAATCGGCCAAAGTGCAACGCTTGACAACACTTTGACGTTAGATGGCGGCGGTAGTGCAAATTCTGTTTTTATCATCCAGATTCAAGGTGCATTTTCTTCTACTTCAGGATCTAAGGTGATTCTTACAAATGGCGCTGTTGCATGTAACGTCTTCTGGAAAGTTGAAGGACTTGTAAATCTTGCCACCAATACAGAAATGAAAGGGACAATTGTCGCAAACAATGCAGCAATAGTTCTTAACGATGGTGTAAAACTTGAAGGTCGTGCACTTTCCACAACAGGGGCAATCTCAGTTTCTGGTGTCACAGTTACCAAACCAATCGGCTGTGGATCTGTAACTCTTACTGGACCATTGCAGCCTGCATTAAACTCTGTAGCGTGCTATACAATCTTTACAGGAAGCGGAACGGTTACCAACTCTGGCGTCTCTTTAGTGACGGGCGATATTGGATCCAATGTTGGTCTTACAACTGGTTTTTCTGCACTTAATGTAACAGGGACCATCCATTCCAATCCTGATATGTCAACCGCGACTTGTGCCACAGATCTTGGGACTGTTTATACTTATCTTAATATATTACCAACAGATATTGAGCTACTCTATCCTGCATCTTTCGGAAACGATCTTGTTTTGACGCCGCATACTTACCTTCTAAATGCTGCTACAGTTCTGAACGGAAATGTAATTCTAAATGCCCAAGGTAATGCAGACGCAGTTTTCGTTATCAAAATAGTTGGTGCTTTATCAACCAGCACTTATGCTTCAGTGATTTTACAGAACGGAGCTCAGGCAAAAAATGTCTTTTGGAAAGTGGATGGCGCAATCAGTTTGAACGACTACTCAAACTTTAAAGGAACTTTGATTGGCAACAACGGTGCAATCAATTTGAATACTGGCGTAAATATAGAAGGCCGCGTTCTTACCACAACTGGCGCTGTAGCAACTGCAAGCATTACTGCTGTGATGACCGCAGGATGTAATACAGGAACATTGGCAGTAGGCGCTTCAAATTTAGACAAACAAAATGCTAAGTTTTATCCAAATCCATTTACCTCAGTTCTAAATGTTAGTTTAAATGATACAAATTTAGGATCTAATCTGACAATTTACAATGCAGCAGGATCAAGAGTGGTGAGCAAAGTTTTAAATGATAAGACAAATGCTTTACAAATGACTCTTCCTGCAGGAACATACTTCTACCAACTGAAATCCAAAAATGGTAAACAACAAACTGGTAAAATTATTTCCAAGCCATAG
- a CDS encoding glucose 1-dehydrogenase, with protein sequence MSNFKGKTIIVTGAAMGLGLAAAESLASKGADLTLVDYNSEALEKAKSELESKYPESKFLTVKADVSVEEQVKNYVDETVKTFGKVDGLYNNAGIEGKQAPLVDYDIEVFKKVIDINLLGVYYGMKYIIPELQKNGGGRIVNVASVGGIRGVSNQTAYVATKHAVAGMTKNAALEYGKYNILTNAIAPGAILTPMVAEAFNQVNPQDPKAAEAEYASRNPTRKLGDPKDVGNLVAYLLSDENGYVSGQVIAIDGGESNMYGNP encoded by the coding sequence ATGTCAAATTTTAAAGGAAAAACAATTATAGTTACAGGTGCAGCAATGGGATTAGGCCTTGCTGCTGCAGAATCTCTCGCCTCCAAAGGTGCAGATCTTACATTGGTAGATTACAATTCTGAAGCATTGGAAAAAGCAAAGTCAGAACTGGAATCCAAATATCCAGAAAGTAAATTCTTAACTGTCAAAGCGGATGTGTCCGTAGAAGAACAGGTGAAAAATTATGTGGATGAAACGGTAAAGACATTCGGCAAAGTGGATGGACTTTACAATAATGCGGGAATCGAAGGTAAGCAGGCACCACTGGTAGATTACGATATCGAGGTCTTTAAAAAAGTTATTGATATCAATCTTTTAGGTGTTTATTACGGAATGAAGTACATCATCCCGGAACTTCAGAAAAATGGTGGTGGAAGGATTGTGAACGTCGCTTCAGTAGGAGGAATTCGCGGTGTGTCCAATCAAACGGCTTATGTCGCGACGAAACACGCTGTTGCCGGAATGACGAAAAATGCCGCTTTGGAATATGGTAAATATAATATCCTAACCAACGCTATTGCTCCAGGAGCGATTTTGACGCCGATGGTTGCAGAAGCTTTCAATCAAGTCAATCCACAAGACCCTAAAGCTGCCGAAGCAGAATATGCATCAAGAAACCCAACCAGAAAATTGGGTGATCCGAAAGATGTTGGAAATCTGGTTGCCTACCTATTAAGTGATGAGAACGGATATGTTTCCGGTCAGGTGATTGCAATAGACGGTGGCGAATCCAATATGTATGGGAATCCATAA
- a CDS encoding alpha-amylase family glycosyl hydrolase, giving the protein MKKLILIPAIAALLVSCKTLKPTENTTMEQPQDWKRTTNIYEVNVRQYTQEGTFEAFEKHLPRLKKMGVKTLWFMPITPIAQLNKKGTLGSQYAAYDYTSINPEFGTLDNFKHLVDEAHEMGFKVIIDWVANHTGWDHVWTKSHPEYYLKDEDGSFHKASGMDDIIELDFTNKEMRLEMIEAMKYWVKETNIDGFRCDLASWVEVDFWQQARPEVEKLKPMFFLGEFDELESPEYGKVFDASYSWKWMHLTKDFYQKHLPLSDLKNLLEQYSKIGDNSMRAWFTSNHDENSWNGTEYEKYGDLAPALAVFSATWNGVPLLYNGQELPMKTKRLEFFEKDPIPWTEKFAMEDFYKILLNLKSENPALRGGDPAVTTFWVNTTANDKILAYLRKNEDREVLVLINTSKDPVNFKLEDDHSIGSYKNVFSKSKAEFTKGSDVSLNAYGYLVFEK; this is encoded by the coding sequence ATGAAAAAACTGATTCTTATCCCGGCAATCGCCGCATTATTAGTATCGTGCAAAACATTGAAACCTACCGAAAATACAACTATGGAACAACCGCAAGACTGGAAACGAACCACGAATATCTATGAAGTCAATGTAAGACAATATACGCAGGAAGGCACTTTCGAAGCTTTTGAAAAACACTTGCCAAGACTCAAAAAAATGGGCGTGAAGACACTTTGGTTTATGCCAATCACACCCATTGCGCAACTCAACAAAAAAGGAACTTTGGGAAGCCAATATGCGGCCTATGATTACACATCCATCAATCCTGAGTTCGGAACCTTGGACAACTTCAAACATTTGGTGGACGAAGCTCACGAAATGGGTTTCAAAGTGATAATAGATTGGGTAGCAAACCACACAGGTTGGGATCACGTTTGGACCAAATCGCACCCAGAATATTATTTGAAGGACGAAGACGGAAGTTTCCACAAAGCCAGCGGAATGGATGACATTATCGAGCTGGACTTCACCAACAAAGAAATGCGTCTGGAAATGATCGAGGCAATGAAATATTGGGTGAAAGAAACCAATATCGACGGTTTCCGTTGCGATCTTGCAAGCTGGGTAGAAGTTGACTTTTGGCAACAAGCAAGACCAGAAGTGGAAAAACTGAAACCAATGTTCTTCCTAGGAGAATTTGATGAGTTGGAATCACCCGAATATGGAAAGGTTTTCGATGCAAGCTACAGTTGGAAATGGATGCACCTGACCAAAGACTTCTATCAAAAACATTTGCCACTTTCAGATTTGAAAAACCTTTTGGAGCAATATTCAAAAATTGGAGACAATTCAATGAGAGCTTGGTTTACGAGCAATCACGACGAGAATTCTTGGAACGGAACCGAATACGAAAAGTACGGAGATCTTGCACCAGCTTTGGCCGTTTTCTCAGCAACTTGGAATGGCGTTCCACTTTTGTACAACGGACAGGAATTGCCGATGAAAACCAAACGTCTGGAATTCTTTGAGAAAGATCCAATTCCGTGGACAGAAAAATTTGCGATGGAAGATTTTTATAAAATATTATTAAATCTAAAATCCGAAAATCCTGCACTGCGAGGTGGCGATCCAGCGGTAACGACGTTCTGGGTAAACACCACTGCGAACGATAAAATCTTGGCTTACCTAAGAAAAAATGAAGACAGGGAAGTTTTGGTTTTGATCAACACGAGCAAAGATCCTGTCAATTTCAAATTGGAGGACGACCATTCTATCGGAAGCTACAAGAATGTCTTCTCCAAATCCAAAGCTGAATTCACCAAAGGTTCTGACGTAAGCCTGAATGCTTATGGCTATTTGGTTTTTGAGAAATAG
- a CDS encoding NAD(P)H-binding protein: MSKQVAVIGATGFVGKQVVNELSNRGYVVNAIARDSSKVEEKDNVSAISADVNNVEELAKVLEGNDAVINTFNPGWTNPNLYDDFLNGSKNIESAVEKSGVKRFITVGGAGSLYIDGNQLVDGPDFPTDIKPGATAARDYLNEIKKNETLDWTFFSPAIEMHQGTAGVRTGTYRTALENPVFDADGRSILSVEDVAVALVDELEQNNFVKQRFTAAY; encoded by the coding sequence ATGAGCAAACAAGTAGCAGTGATCGGAGCAACAGGCTTCGTGGGGAAACAAGTCGTAAACGAGTTGTCGAACAGAGGTTATGTGGTAAACGCCATCGCAAGAGACAGTTCAAAAGTGGAGGAGAAGGACAACGTGAGTGCCATCAGCGCGGACGTAAACAATGTGGAAGAATTGGCGAAAGTTCTGGAAGGGAATGATGCTGTGATCAATACTTTCAATCCGGGATGGACGAACCCAAATCTTTATGATGACTTTTTGAATGGTTCTAAAAACATTGAAAGTGCAGTTGAAAAATCAGGAGTGAAGAGATTTATCACAGTTGGTGGCGCTGGAAGTTTGTACATTGATGGAAATCAATTGGTGGATGGTCCAGATTTCCCTACAGACATCAAACCAGGTGCGACGGCAGCCAGAGATTATCTGAATGAAATTAAGAAAAACGAAACTTTGGATTGGACATTTTTCTCTCCAGCAATCGAAATGCATCAGGGAACAGCTGGCGTGAGAACGGGAACTTACAGAACGGCTTTGGAAAATCCAGTCTTCGATGCGGATGGAAGAAGTATTTTGTCCGTTGAAGATGTTGCCGTGGCTTTGGTGGATGAATTGGAGCAAAATAACTTTGTGAAACAGCGTTTTACAGCCGCTTATTAA
- a CDS encoding Rrf2 family transcriptional regulator codes for MSNTRFATAIHIMTLLAKDPQEWLTSDWLAGSINVNPVVIRKELGNLKKSGLVESRQGKDGGVRIAKNPEEVNVAEIYEAIKNSEVLGKKNQNPNPLCSVGKDINKNLNQLFTETDDLVFQFLEGKKLSDFTHQFD; via the coding sequence ATGAGCAACACAAGATTTGCAACGGCAATCCATATTATGACCCTTCTTGCGAAAGATCCGCAGGAATGGCTGACATCTGATTGGTTGGCAGGAAGCATCAACGTGAATCCTGTGGTCATTCGTAAAGAATTGGGAAATCTGAAAAAATCTGGTCTGGTGGAAAGCCGACAAGGAAAAGATGGAGGCGTAAGGATTGCTAAAAATCCCGAAGAAGTCAACGTTGCGGAAATCTATGAAGCGATAAAAAATTCCGAAGTTCTTGGCAAAAAAAATCAAAATCCAAATCCACTTTGTAGCGTGGGGAAGGACATTAATAAAAATCTAAATCAATTATTTACTGAAACTGATGATTTGGTTTTTCAGTTTTTGGAGGGTAAGAAATTGTCAGATTTTACCCATCAATTCGATTAA
- a CDS encoding class A beta-lactamase-related serine hydrolase translates to MATRFYFSIFILFFSLGNLQAQIDKNSPLFLELKKQDSLFFERAFNNCDIAYLEKTIDENLKFYHDNGGFQDKKLFMERTKQNICGNPNQKPIRKVIESSLEVFPLYSNGELYGAIQTGEHQFFIREKGKEDVLGGQAKFTSVWTKKNGNWLMSDVLSYDHGNPNQTKLTDNLEKLIKDNHIPTLGLGVIEDGKLTQVKVYGKLNDKTLVSYNSLFNVASLTKPVTAMTVLRLVSLGKWSLDEPLYKYFTDPDIANDPRNKKLTTRLVLSHQTGFPNWRSMNKDNKLNFEFEPGTKYQYSGEGFEYLRKAIEKKFNKNLEQLAKEYVFQPLNMNETSYIWNEKKMADRIVIGYDKSGKPYDIVKNKTASSADDLMTSVEDYSKFLIGVMNNELLSPEVFEAMKTKQVETKKNKYFGLGFEIYDLGNNEIALSHGGSDKGVNTIAFILPKTKQGLVIFTNVDDGYKIYESILDQYLGEKGKKIVEIETKQ, encoded by the coding sequence ATGGCAACAAGGTTCTACTTTAGCATTTTCATTCTCTTCTTTTCTCTGGGAAATCTACAAGCTCAGATTGATAAAAATTCCCCATTATTTTTAGAACTCAAGAAACAAGACAGCCTGTTTTTCGAACGTGCTTTTAATAATTGCGACATCGCTTATTTAGAAAAAACGATTGACGAAAATCTGAAATTCTACCACGACAACGGCGGATTCCAAGACAAGAAATTGTTTATGGAACGAACGAAACAAAACATTTGCGGAAATCCAAACCAAAAGCCGATTCGCAAAGTGATTGAGAGCAGTTTAGAAGTTTTTCCGTTGTATAGTAATGGCGAATTGTACGGCGCGATTCAAACCGGAGAACATCAGTTTTTTATCCGTGAAAAAGGTAAAGAAGATGTTTTGGGCGGACAGGCAAAATTCACGTCTGTCTGGACGAAGAAAAACGGAAATTGGTTGATGAGTGACGTTTTAAGCTATGACCACGGCAATCCTAATCAAACAAAATTGACAGACAATCTAGAAAAATTAATCAAAGACAACCACATTCCAACTTTAGGTTTGGGCGTGATCGAAGACGGAAAATTGACTCAAGTAAAAGTTTACGGGAAATTAAATGATAAAACTTTAGTTTCCTATAATTCACTTTTCAATGTAGCGTCATTAACAAAACCTGTGACCGCAATGACGGTTTTACGTTTGGTAAGTCTCGGAAAATGGAGTCTGGATGAACCGCTTTACAAATATTTTACAGATCCAGATATCGCGAATGATCCTCGAAATAAAAAGTTGACCACAAGATTAGTTTTAAGTCATCAAACCGGTTTCCCCAATTGGCGTTCGATGAATAAGGACAACAAACTCAATTTTGAATTTGAACCCGGAACGAAATATCAATATTCTGGTGAAGGTTTTGAATATTTAAGGAAAGCGATTGAGAAAAAATTTAATAAAAACTTGGAACAATTAGCCAAAGAATATGTCTTTCAACCTTTGAATATGAATGAGACAAGTTACATTTGGAATGAAAAAAAAATGGCAGACAGAATCGTTATTGGTTACGACAAAAGCGGAAAACCTTACGATATTGTCAAAAATAAAACAGCCAGCTCAGCAGATGATTTGATGACATCGGTAGAAGATTATAGTAAATTTTTGATCGGCGTGATGAACAACGAATTGCTTTCCCCCGAAGTTTTCGAAGCGATGAAAACCAAACAAGTTGAAACCAAAAAGAACAAGTATTTCGGACTTGGTTTTGAGATCTATGATTTGGGAAACAACGAAATCGCACTTTCACACGGTGGTTCCGACAAAGGTGTCAACACGATTGCTTTTATTTTACCCAAAACCAAACAAGGTCTTGTGATTTTCACGAATGTTGATGATGGTTACAAAATTTACGAATCGATTCTTGATCAATATCTTGGGGAAAAAGGAAAGAAGATTGTTGAGATTGAAACTAAACAATAG
- a CDS encoding helix-turn-helix domain-containing protein: MSELKKIREEKNLTQEELAEKSGISVRTIQRIEAGTEPKGYTLRTLALTLDITEKDLLAPIIQTEEIKIEEPILINEFETEKKISTVEEFEIFNSTVIKIINLSSLPFAWFPIANFLPPLLIMIFTKEKSQISKEIISIQIFLAIVSPIIFLIVAFLKLGSASVMMTMVGLTLTNVFIILRNAYKIDKRQCLRYRLNFNII, from the coding sequence ATGTCGGAACTAAAGAAAATACGGGAAGAAAAGAATCTAACGCAGGAAGAATTGGCGGAAAAGTCTGGGATTTCCGTACGAACTATTCAACGCATCGAAGCTGGAACAGAACCGAAAGGTTACACGCTGAGAACTTTGGCTTTAACACTTGATATTACTGAAAAAGATTTGTTGGCTCCAATTATTCAAACAGAAGAAATTAAGATTGAAGAACCTATTTTAATAAATGAATTTGAAACTGAGAAAAAAATTTCAACGGTAGAAGAATTTGAAATTTTCAATTCAACTGTGATCAAAATCATCAACCTTTCTTCACTTCCTTTTGCGTGGTTTCCGATTGCCAATTTTCTACCGCCTTTGTTGATTATGATTTTTACCAAAGAGAAATCCCAAATCTCCAAAGAAATCATTTCGATTCAAATATTTTTAGCCATTGTTTCGCCTATTATTTTTCTGATTGTTGCTTTCTTAAAACTCGGTTCTGCATCTGTAATGATGACGATGGTTGGCTTAACACTCACAAACGTTTTCATTATTTTGAGGAATGCTTACAAAATTGATAAGAGACAATGTCTTCGCTATAGACTGAATTTCAATATTATATAG
- a CDS encoding acyl-CoA dehydrogenase family protein, giving the protein MDFNLTEEQQMIQQAARDFAHAELLQGVIERDNEQKFPYDAVKKMGEMGFLGMMVDPKYGGAGLDSISYVLAMEEIAKIDASAAVVMSVNNSLVCAGIEKFASEEQKMKYLVPLASGEVIGAFALSEPEAGSDATSQSTTAEDKGDHYLLNGTKNWITNGGNATYYVVIAQTDPEKKHKGINAFIVERGWEGFQVGKKEDKLGIRGSDTHSLMFTDVKVPKENRIGEDGFGFAFAMAVLNGGRIGIASQALGIAAGAYELSLKYAKERKSFGTEIINHQAIAFKLADMHVNIMAARMLIYKAAAEKDEGKDISESGAMAKLYASQVAMDTTIEAVQIHGGYGYVKEYHVERMMRDAKITQIYEGTSEIQKIVISRAISKK; this is encoded by the coding sequence ATGGATTTCAATCTTACAGAAGAGCAACAAATGATACAACAGGCCGCAAGGGACTTTGCTCACGCAGAACTTTTGCAAGGCGTCATCGAAAGAGATAACGAACAGAAATTTCCTTACGATGCCGTGAAAAAGATGGGCGAGATGGGATTTTTGGGGATGATGGTGGACCCGAAATATGGTGGTGCTGGTTTGGATAGCATTTCTTACGTTCTTGCAATGGAAGAGATTGCCAAGATTGATGCATCAGCGGCAGTGGTAATGTCGGTCAACAACTCTTTGGTGTGTGCAGGAATCGAGAAATTTGCCAGCGAAGAACAAAAAATGAAATATCTAGTACCGCTAGCAAGTGGTGAAGTAATTGGTGCCTTTGCATTATCCGAGCCAGAAGCAGGTTCTGATGCAACGTCGCAGTCAACAACTGCGGAAGACAAAGGTGATCACTATTTATTGAACGGAACCAAAAACTGGATCACCAATGGCGGAAACGCAACTTATTATGTTGTGATCGCACAAACTGATCCAGAGAAAAAACATAAAGGAATTAACGCTTTCATCGTAGAAAGAGGTTGGGAAGGTTTCCAGGTTGGAAAGAAAGAAGATAAGTTAGGAATCCGCGGAAGTGATACGCACTCTTTGATGTTCACAGATGTGAAAGTGCCTAAGGAAAATAGAATTGGCGAAGACGGTTTCGGATTTGCGTTTGCAATGGCGGTTCTTAATGGCGGTAGAATCGGGATTGCTTCTCAAGCTTTAGGAATTGCTGCCGGTGCTTACGAACTGTCCTTGAAATACGCTAAAGAAAGAAAATCTTTCGGTACAGAGATTATCAACCATCAGGCGATTGCTTTCAAACTGGCAGATATGCACGTGAATATTATGGCAGCTAGAATGTTGATCTACAAAGCAGCCGCTGAAAAAGATGAAGGAAAAGACATCTCAGAAAGTGGTGCGATGGCAAAATTGTACGCTTCTCAAGTGGCTATGGACACGACGATAGAAGCAGTTCAAATCCACGGCGGTTATGGTTATGTGAAAGAATATCACGTGGAAAGAATGATGCGAGATGCGAAGATCACTCAGATCTACGAAGGAACTTCCGAGATTCAGAAAATCGTGATCTCCAGAGCGATTTCTAAGAAATAA
- a CDS encoding long-chain fatty acid--CoA ligase: protein MNVKRIFDFSALALEKFPKEDCLVTKKNGNWMKTSTMEFVNQGNKISRGLLKLGIKPGDKIGLITANNRTEWAIMDLGISQIGVVTVPVYPTISEEDYIYIFNNSEIKYCFVSDKDLYKKLTNAKAQIPSLVGVFTFDDVDGAPSWNEIMDLGENDLTQDEVDDLAKAINPEDVATIIYTSGTTGKPKGVPLTHNNLVSNVIASNPRVPKDKSLDYKDLKALSFLPICHVFERMIFYIYMSNGISLYFAESIEKIGENVKEVKPHYMTVVPRLVEKVYDSIYNKGTASGGIKSKIFLWSLGIAEKYEIGQPKTFMHTIADKLVFKKWREGLGGNLITLVSGSAALSKRLNVMFHAAGIPILEGYGLTETSPVISVNSFGKVKAGSVGIPLENLKVRIESDGEIVVKGPSVFEGYYQDEEKTKEAFTSDGYFKTGDIGMLDEDNFLFITDRKKEMFKTSGGKFIAPQVIENLAKASKFIEQIMVVGDGEKMPCALVQPDFAYAKNWADLHNVKVAESHKAIAADPAIKSRIEQEIEKINQHLGKWEQIKKIELTPKIWTIDDGLLTPTLKLKRKAIKAEFQDLYDRMYK, encoded by the coding sequence ATGAACGTTAAAAGAATATTTGATTTTTCTGCGCTGGCGTTGGAAAAATTCCCCAAAGAAGACTGCCTGGTGACCAAGAAAAATGGCAATTGGATGAAAACTTCTACGATGGAATTCGTGAATCAAGGGAATAAAATATCCCGTGGACTTTTAAAATTGGGCATCAAACCTGGCGATAAAATTGGACTTATCACAGCAAACAACAGAACAGAATGGGCGATAATGGATCTTGGGATCTCTCAAATCGGTGTTGTCACGGTTCCAGTTTACCCAACGATCTCTGAAGAAGATTATATTTACATCTTCAACAATTCTGAGATCAAATATTGTTTTGTTTCTGACAAAGATCTCTATAAAAAACTGACGAATGCAAAAGCACAGATCCCTTCCTTAGTTGGTGTCTTTACATTTGATGATGTAGATGGTGCGCCGAGCTGGAATGAGATCATGGACCTTGGCGAAAACGACTTGACACAAGATGAAGTTGATGATCTTGCAAAAGCCATTAATCCTGAGGATGTGGCAACAATAATCTACACTTCTGGAACTACTGGGAAACCCAAAGGCGTTCCTTTGACACATAACAATCTGGTTTCTAATGTCATTGCGAGTAATCCAAGAGTTCCAAAAGATAAAAGCCTGGACTATAAGGATTTGAAAGCTTTAAGCTTCCTTCCGATCTGTCACGTTTTTGAAAGGATGATTTTCTACATTTACATGAGCAACGGAATCTCACTTTATTTTGCTGAAAGCATCGAAAAGATCGGCGAAAATGTGAAGGAAGTGAAACCACATTATATGACGGTTGTTCCAAGATTGGTGGAAAAAGTTTACGATTCTATTTACAACAAAGGAACTGCTTCTGGTGGAATAAAATCGAAGATCTTCCTTTGGTCGCTTGGCATTGCAGAAAAATACGAAATTGGCCAGCCGAAAACCTTTATGCACACGATTGCTGACAAACTGGTCTTCAAAAAGTGGAGAGAAGGTCTGGGTGGAAATTTGATCACTTTGGTTTCCGGATCTGCCGCATTGTCAAAAAGATTGAACGTGATGTTCCACGCTGCCGGGATTCCGATTTTGGAAGGTTATGGATTGACAGAAACTTCACCTGTGATTTCCGTTAATAGTTTTGGAAAAGTAAAAGCCGGATCCGTGGGAATTCCTCTAGAAAATCTGAAAGTGAGAATCGAATCAGACGGCGAAATCGTGGTAAAAGGACCTTCTGTGTTTGAAGGTTATTACCAAGATGAAGAAAAGACCAAAGAAGCTTTTACCAGTGATGGTTACTTCAAAACAGGCGACATCGGAATGTTGGACGAAGATAATTTCTTGTTCATCACAGATCGAAAAAAGGAAATGTTCAAAACGTCTGGCGGAAAATTCATTGCGCCTCAGGTGATAGAAAATTTGGCTAAAGCTTCGAAGTTCATCGAGCAGATCATGGTGGTTGGTGATGGTGAGAAAATGCCGTGTGCATTGGTACAACCCGACTTTGCTTATGCCAAAAATTGGGCAGATCTCCATAATGTGAAAGTGGCTGAATCTCACAAAGCAATTGCAGCAGATCCTGCAATCAAATCGAGAATAGAACAAGAGATCGAGAAAATAAATCAACATCTGGGCAAATGGGAACAGATCAAGAAAATAGAATTGACACCAAAAATCTGGACCATAGACGACGGTCTTCTCACACCTACGCTTAAGCTCAAAAGAAAAGCGATCAAGGCAGAATTCCAAGATCTCTACGACAGAATGTACAAATAA